A region of Solanum dulcamara chromosome 7, daSolDulc1.2, whole genome shotgun sequence DNA encodes the following proteins:
- the LOC129895112 gene encoding deSI-like protein At4g17486, translated as MLCRKNSVSCGRGSVPVYLNVYDLTSINGYAYWLGLGVYHSGVQVHGVEYAFGAHEYPTTGIFEGEPKQCEGFTFRKAILIGWTEMSHGEVRRVMEEFAEKYRGNAYNLITKNCNHFCNDACLKVSGNPIPSWVNRLARIGLFCNCIIPASLNSTKVGHHRIEDKTGEGEKKKLRSRSNRLTPSSDSSSPSSSCSPPLVTTSSNRSRGKSPVPSSSPLIVNSI; from the exons ATGCTGTGCAGAAAGAATTCAGTTAGTTGTGGGCGTGGGTCGGTGCCTGTGTATCTAAATGTGTACGATCTTACTTCCATTAATGGTTATGCTTATTGGCTTGGTCTTGGGGTTTACCATTCTGGTGTTCAAG TTCATGGAGTAGAGTATGCATTTGGAGCTCACGAGTATCCAACAACGGGGATTTTCGAAGGGGAACCGAAACAGTGCGAGGGATTTACGTTTAGGAAGGCGATTTTGATTGGATGGACTGAGATGAGTCATGGAGAAGTGAGAAGAGTAATGGAAGAGTTTGCTGAAAAGTATCGAGGAAATGCGTATAACCTTATAACGAAGAATTGTAACCATTTCTGCAATGATGCTTGTCTTAAAGTTTCCGGCAATCCTATCCCCAGTTGGGTAAATCGACTTGCTCGAATCG GTTTGTTTTGCAATTGCATAATTCCAGCTAGCTTGAACTCGACCAAAGTTGGCCACCATCGTATCGAAGACAAGACAGGTGAAGGGGAGAAGAAGAAACTTAGAAGCCGCTCTAATAGGCTGACTCCATCGTCGGATTCATCATCTCCATCTTCGTCATGTTCTCCTCCGCTTGTCACAACCTCAAGCAACAGAAGTCGAGGCAAAAGCCCGGTGCCTTCATCTTCACCATTGATAGTCAATTCAATATAG